In the genome of Gordonia rubripertincta, one region contains:
- a CDS encoding type VII secretion protein EccC, which produces MVTTTEGFVRRPRITPPRMPGGEVNIQAPPDVPRVVPGNLLVKLLPVVMIVAVVGMIALMMVTGGRNILTNPLFMMFPLMMLMSMFGMFAAGGRSGGKRAAELNEERKDYFRYLGQLRGQVFDTVENQRAARTWSHPDPHALLDVVGSRRMWERRPADNDFAHVRVGVGVQRLATRLMPPETGPLEDIEPVSMVALRRFVRTHSAVYSLPRSISLRGFPAINIEGARQETRELVRSMILELCAFHGPDHLHIGIVTGDPAGEAWDWAKWLPHVGHPTLRDGIGPMRMIYPTLADLENALAADLLERGRFSRSAPPSGNRAHLVVVIDDGYVAGDERVLSSAGMEGVTVLDLTAPPDGLAVRRGLQLVVRGGKVSARSAAGVEEFADMDSLTVAEAEAIARRMARYRLATAATLANLESEATSTDPGLPALLGIDDAARFDPATAWRGRTGRERLRVPIGYTPSGAPVELDIKESAHGGMGPHGLCIGATGSGKSEFLRTLVLAMLATHSPTELNLVLVDFKGGATFLGLESAPHVAAIITNLEQELSMVDRMKDALSGEMNRRQEVLRAAGNYANVADYERARASGVRLEPLPALFIVVDEFSELLSQKPDFAELFVAIGRLGRSLHIHLLLASQRLEEGKLRGLDSHLSYRIGLKTFSANESRSVLGVPDAYHLPSVPGSAYLKCDSDDPVRFTTSYVSGPYYSPTVADDSADAVAPGSPRLGNLKVFTALPVPLDEGSPRSLLDQAASLLDEEPPALDAAAPGDPVGFEPTSVPVPTLMQTIIGRMEGVGPPAHQVWLDPLDKSPTVAHLVGARDWTKPVVPGNLALPIGLVDRPYDQRRDPLVVDLSGAAGSVAVVGGPQSGKSTTLRTIIMTAAATHTPEQVQFYCLDFGGGSLAGLAGLPHVGSVASRGDMDAVRRTVAEVGAIIRARELLFARLGVESMRDYRARRAAWFATGTVAPDDPLAGDRFGDVFFVLDGIGVLRSELESLEEQITTIVSQGLSFGVHVIVSASRWAEIRPAVRDLLGTRIELRLGDPTDSEMGRRAAAGVPQNRPGRGLTAEELHMLIALPRLDAVSSAESLPAGVAASAEKLAAAYPGRSAMPVRKLSTEIEMAAVQNGLAAAGVSLSLNQVAIGVGELELAPVVLDFNAQPHFMVFADVEHGKTNVLRAIVRGLVAGGTPEQVKIAFIDYRRTMLGIVDGDHLAGYASSHDNAMTLMNQLAVYLKGCMPPDDVTVAQLRERSWLEGKPEVYLVVDDYDMVSTSAGNPLLPVIEFASHARDIGFHIILARRSGGLGRAMFDPVIARLKDLSSDMLLMSGDRDEGFITGRSRMQRLVPGRGELVSRVRPQEMIQVALVPAED; this is translated from the coding sequence CGTCGCCGTCGTCGGCATGATCGCGTTGATGATGGTCACCGGCGGCCGCAACATCCTGACCAACCCGCTGTTCATGATGTTCCCGCTGATGATGCTCATGTCGATGTTCGGCATGTTCGCCGCCGGCGGGCGCAGCGGCGGCAAGCGCGCCGCAGAACTCAACGAAGAGCGCAAGGACTACTTCCGTTACCTCGGTCAGCTGCGCGGCCAGGTCTTCGACACCGTCGAGAACCAGCGCGCCGCCCGCACCTGGAGTCATCCCGACCCGCACGCCCTGCTCGACGTCGTCGGCAGCCGGCGCATGTGGGAGCGGCGCCCCGCCGACAACGACTTCGCCCATGTGCGAGTGGGAGTCGGGGTCCAACGCCTGGCCACCCGCCTGATGCCGCCGGAGACCGGGCCCCTCGAGGACATCGAACCGGTGTCGATGGTCGCGCTACGTCGGTTCGTGCGCACCCATTCCGCGGTCTACAGCCTGCCCCGGTCGATCTCGCTGCGCGGCTTCCCGGCGATCAACATCGAGGGCGCGCGGCAGGAGACCCGCGAACTCGTCCGTTCGATGATCCTCGAGCTGTGCGCCTTCCACGGTCCCGACCACCTCCACATCGGCATCGTCACCGGCGACCCGGCCGGTGAGGCCTGGGACTGGGCCAAATGGCTTCCGCACGTGGGGCATCCGACGCTGCGCGACGGGATCGGTCCGATGCGGATGATCTATCCGACGCTGGCCGACCTCGAGAACGCGCTGGCCGCAGACCTTCTCGAGCGAGGCCGGTTCAGCAGGTCCGCCCCGCCGAGCGGGAACCGTGCCCACCTGGTCGTCGTCATCGACGACGGCTACGTCGCCGGCGACGAACGCGTCCTCAGCTCGGCCGGCATGGAGGGTGTCACGGTCCTCGACCTGACCGCACCGCCGGACGGCCTCGCGGTCCGACGCGGGCTGCAGCTCGTGGTGCGCGGCGGCAAGGTGTCGGCCCGGAGTGCCGCGGGTGTCGAGGAATTCGCCGACATGGATTCGCTGACCGTCGCCGAGGCGGAGGCGATCGCCCGCCGCATGGCCCGTTACCGGCTGGCGACCGCGGCGACCCTGGCGAATCTGGAATCCGAGGCGACGTCCACCGATCCGGGCCTGCCCGCACTCCTCGGCATCGACGACGCCGCCCGTTTCGACCCGGCCACCGCCTGGCGTGGACGCACCGGCCGCGAACGTCTGCGGGTGCCGATCGGTTACACGCCGAGCGGCGCACCCGTCGAACTCGACATCAAGGAGAGCGCGCACGGCGGCATGGGACCGCACGGTCTGTGTATCGGTGCGACCGGTTCGGGTAAATCGGAGTTCCTGCGAACCCTTGTCCTCGCCATGCTGGCGACGCATTCGCCGACCGAGCTGAACCTGGTGCTCGTCGACTTCAAGGGTGGCGCAACATTTCTCGGTCTCGAGTCCGCGCCGCACGTCGCGGCGATCATCACCAACCTCGAGCAGGAACTGTCGATGGTCGACCGTATGAAGGATGCGCTGTCGGGAGAGATGAACCGCCGCCAGGAGGTCCTGCGGGCGGCGGGCAACTACGCCAACGTCGCCGACTACGAGCGGGCCCGCGCCTCGGGTGTGCGTCTCGAGCCGCTGCCTGCGCTGTTCATCGTCGTCGACGAGTTCTCCGAATTGCTCTCGCAGAAACCCGATTTCGCCGAGCTGTTCGTCGCGATCGGCCGGTTGGGCCGTTCGTTGCACATCCACCTGCTACTGGCCTCACAGCGCCTGGAGGAGGGCAAGCTCCGCGGCCTCGACTCCCACCTGTCGTACCGGATCGGGTTGAAGACCTTCTCCGCCAACGAGTCCCGGTCGGTGCTCGGCGTCCCCGACGCCTACCACCTGCCCAGCGTGCCCGGCTCGGCCTATCTGAAGTGCGACTCGGATGACCCGGTCCGCTTCACCACCTCGTACGTCTCGGGTCCGTACTACTCGCCGACCGTGGCCGATGACTCCGCGGATGCCGTGGCGCCGGGTTCGCCGCGACTGGGAAACCTCAAGGTCTTCACCGCACTGCCGGTGCCGCTCGACGAGGGTTCGCCGCGGTCGCTGCTGGACCAGGCGGCGAGCCTGCTCGACGAGGAGCCCCCGGCCCTCGACGCGGCGGCGCCCGGCGACCCGGTCGGCTTCGAACCGACCTCGGTGCCGGTCCCGACGCTGATGCAGACCATCATCGGCCGCATGGAGGGTGTCGGCCCGCCGGCGCACCAGGTGTGGCTGGACCCGCTCGACAAGTCGCCGACCGTGGCACACCTGGTGGGTGCGCGCGACTGGACCAAGCCGGTGGTCCCCGGGAATCTCGCGCTGCCGATCGGTCTGGTCGACCGCCCCTACGACCAGCGACGCGACCCGCTGGTCGTCGACCTCTCCGGCGCGGCCGGCAGCGTGGCGGTGGTCGGCGGACCACAGTCGGGTAAGTCGACGACGCTGCGGACGATCATCATGACCGCGGCCGCCACCCACACCCCGGAACAGGTGCAGTTCTACTGCCTGGACTTCGGCGGCGGCAGTCTCGCCGGTCTCGCCGGACTCCCGCACGTCGGTTCGGTGGCATCCCGCGGCGACATGGACGCCGTCCGTCGCACCGTGGCCGAGGTCGGGGCGATCATCCGGGCGCGCGAGCTGTTGTTCGCCCGTCTGGGCGTCGAGTCCATGCGCGACTACCGGGCCCGCCGCGCGGCCTGGTTCGCCACCGGGACCGTCGCACCCGACGACCCGCTGGCCGGCGACCGCTTCGGCGACGTCTTCTTCGTGCTCGACGGAATCGGTGTGCTGCGTTCCGAACTGGAGTCGCTGGAGGAACAGATCACCACGATCGTCTCCCAGGGTCTGTCCTTCGGCGTCCACGTCATCGTCAGTGCGTCGCGATGGGCCGAGATCCGTCCGGCGGTGCGCGACCTGCTGGGCACACGTATCGAACTGCGCCTCGGCGATCCGACGGATTCGGAGATGGGCCGTCGCGCCGCCGCGGGTGTCCCGCAGAACCGTCCCGGCCGCGGTCTCACCGCGGAGGAACTGCACATGCTGATCGCGCTGCCGCGGCTCGACGCGGTCAGCAGCGCCGAGTCGCTGCCCGCCGGCGTCGCGGCGTCGGCGGAGAAACTGGCCGCCGCGTACCCGGGCCGGTCGGCGATGCCGGTGCGCAAGCTGAGCACCGAGATCGAGATGGCGGCGGTGCAGAACGGGCTCGCCGCGGCCGGGGTCTCGTTGTCGCTCAACCAGGTCGCGATCGGTGTCGGCGAACTCGAGCTGGCCCCGGTGGTCCTCGACTTCAACGCCCAGCCGCACTTCATGGTCTTCGCCGACGTCGAGCACGGGAAGACCAACGTGCTGCGTGCGATCGTCCGCGGACTCGTCGCCGGCGGGACCCCGGAGCAGGTGAAGATCGCCTTCATCGACTACCGCCGCACGATGCTCGGCATCGTCGACGGCGATCACCTCGCGGGCTATGCGAGTTCACACGACAACGCGATGACGCTGATGAACCAGTTGGCGGTCTACCTGAAGGGCTGCATGCCCCCCGACGACGTGACCGTCGCGCAGCTGCGGGAGCGTTCGTGGCTGGAGGGCAAGCCGGAGGTCTACCTCGTCGTCGACGACTACGACATGGTGTCCACCTCGGCGGGCAACCCGCTGCTGCCGGTCATCGAGTTCGCGTCGCACGCGCGGGACATCGGGTTCCACATCATCCTGGCCCGCCGTTCCGGTGGCCTCGGCCGGGCGATGTTCGATCCGGTGATCGCACGATTGAAGGACCTGTCGTCGGACATGCTGCTGATGAGCGGCGACCGGGACGAGGGTTTCATCACCGGGCGCAGCCGCATGCAGCGGTTGGTCCCCGGACGCGGTGAGCTGGTCTCCCGCGTGCGTCCGCAGGAGATGATCCAGGTCGCGCTCGTGCCGGCCGAGGACTGA
- a CDS encoding type VII secretion-associated protein encodes MAEAGAGVSGIRRRPAIVDLAYGRPRIFEPGSGARDSGLDLRPLLDAVDEMTVVADGRRHHLRQAWQMAFADLGIAAEAEHPLIVGHPSTWGPRRASSLADVGGGAPLTLLPRAVLVARSHADITVQRCAVVETTHIPTPPADPARPRPAAWDVQIVRRHPEGWLLERSGLIEPGEQGTEGLTIIDDAVEAVFVDGDDPAEVAAAVGLVAEHAIAGRVVPVDRDLVVRLGRRTGGVADDAVPVVADPAEPATAVSTRRSRRMLAGAAAAAVIVVAGAFAVGWWQRDDPAPAASEVAVGRATLSVPGGWRQSGQDTPGDTTDDPTTRRAVFVSEADGRRIIAVLTELRDGSTPQSVATSLRNRIEQRGDDVVTEFSADTRYAGRHVISYREAPASGSSIRWYVIVDDGLQVSIGCQAGSAAESLDEECARAVGSVRVG; translated from the coding sequence ATGGCTGAGGCAGGTGCGGGCGTGAGCGGGATACGGCGGCGTCCCGCAATCGTCGACCTCGCGTACGGCCGACCCAGGATCTTCGAACCCGGTAGCGGCGCAAGGGATTCCGGGCTCGACCTGCGTCCGCTCCTCGATGCCGTGGACGAGATGACGGTGGTCGCCGACGGCCGGCGGCACCACCTGCGGCAGGCGTGGCAGATGGCCTTCGCCGACCTGGGGATCGCGGCCGAGGCCGAACATCCGCTCATCGTCGGGCATCCGAGCACCTGGGGACCGCGACGCGCGTCGTCGCTGGCCGACGTGGGTGGAGGTGCCCCGCTCACGCTCCTCCCGCGTGCGGTCCTCGTCGCGCGCAGCCACGCCGACATCACGGTGCAGCGCTGTGCCGTGGTCGAGACCACGCACATCCCGACGCCGCCCGCCGATCCCGCCCGTCCGCGACCGGCGGCGTGGGACGTGCAGATCGTGCGGCGGCACCCCGAGGGCTGGCTTCTCGAACGTTCCGGGCTGATCGAGCCGGGGGAGCAGGGGACCGAGGGCCTCACGATCATCGACGACGCGGTCGAGGCGGTCTTCGTCGACGGCGACGACCCCGCGGAGGTGGCGGCGGCGGTCGGCCTGGTCGCCGAGCACGCGATCGCGGGCCGTGTCGTTCCGGTGGACCGCGACCTCGTCGTCCGTCTCGGCCGGCGGACCGGAGGTGTCGCCGACGACGCCGTGCCGGTGGTCGCCGACCCCGCGGAGCCGGCGACGGCCGTGTCGACGCGGCGGAGCCGCCGGATGCTGGCCGGTGCGGCAGCCGCGGCGGTGATCGTCGTCGCCGGCGCGTTCGCGGTCGGCTGGTGGCAGCGGGACGACCCGGCACCGGCGGCCTCCGAGGTCGCCGTCGGGCGCGCCACGCTGTCGGTTCCCGGTGGTTGGCGGCAGAGCGGACAGGACACACCCGGCGACACCACCGACGACCCGACCACGCGGCGCGCGGTGTTCGTCTCCGAGGCCGACGGCCGCCGGATCATCGCGGTGCTGACCGAACTGCGCGACGGCTCGACCCCGCAGTCGGTCGCCACCAGCCTCCGCAACCGGATCGAGCAACGGGGCGACGACGTCGTCACCGAGTTCTCCGCCGACACCCGATACGCCGGGCGACACGTCATCAGCTACCGGGAGGCGCCGGCCTCGGGCAGCTCCATCCGCTGGTATGTCATCGTCGACGACGGGCTGCAGGTGTCCATCGGCTGTCAGGCGGGATCGGCCGCCGAGTCGCTGGACGAAGAGTGCGCGCGAGCCGTCGGCTCGGTACGGGTGGGGTGA
- the rplM gene encoding 50S ribosomal protein L13: MPTYTPKAGDITRTWHVIDATDVVLGRLAVQTANLLRGKHKPTYAPHMDGGDFVIIINAEKVALTSNKAERKLNYTHSGHPGGLKSRTTAELLETFPERVIEKAVKGMLPSNKLGRAMASKLKVYAGPNHPHAAQRPVPFEIKQVAQ; this comes from the coding sequence GTGCCTACCTACACCCCGAAGGCCGGTGACATCACGCGTACGTGGCACGTCATCGACGCCACCGACGTGGTGCTCGGCCGGCTGGCCGTGCAGACCGCGAACCTGCTCCGCGGCAAGCACAAGCCGACCTACGCCCCGCACATGGACGGTGGCGACTTCGTCATCATCATCAACGCGGAGAAGGTTGCGCTGACCAGCAACAAGGCCGAGCGCAAGCTGAACTACACCCACTCGGGGCATCCCGGTGGCCTGAAGTCCCGCACCACCGCCGAGCTGCTCGAGACCTTCCCCGAGCGCGTCATCGAGAAGGCCGTCAAGGGCATGCTGCCCTCGAACAAGCTCGGTCGCGCCATGGCTTCGAAGCTGAAGGTCTACGCAGGCCCGAATCATCCGCACGCGGCCCAGCGCCCCGTCCCCTTCGAGATCAAGCAGGTGGCCCAGTGA
- the rpsI gene encoding 30S ribosomal protein S9: MTNENINEAVEEAVEVVEAVEAVEAAADDYDAAPAVEDVREPIVIDRPIQTVGRRKEAVVRVRLMPGTGEFKLNGRSLEEYFPNKVHQQLIKAPLVLVERTESFDIFAKLVGGGPSGQAGALRLAIARALIEVTPEDRPALKKAGYLTRDPRAVERKKYGLKKARKASQYSKR; encoded by the coding sequence GTGACCAACGAGAACATCAACGAGGCCGTCGAAGAAGCTGTCGAGGTCGTCGAGGCCGTGGAGGCCGTCGAGGCTGCTGCTGACGACTACGACGCCGCTCCGGCCGTCGAAGACGTCCGCGAGCCGATCGTGATCGACCGCCCGATCCAGACCGTCGGCCGCCGCAAAGAAGCCGTCGTCCGCGTTCGCCTGATGCCGGGCACCGGTGAGTTCAAGCTCAACGGCCGCTCCTTGGAGGAGTACTTCCCCAACAAGGTGCACCAGCAGCTGATCAAGGCTCCGCTGGTTCTCGTCGAGCGCACCGAGTCGTTCGACATCTTCGCCAAGCTCGTCGGTGGCGGCCCCTCGGGCCAGGCCGGCGCGCTGCGTCTCGCCATCGCCCGTGCCCTCATCGAGGTCACCCCGGAGGATCGTCCCGCCCTCAAGAAGGCCGGCTACCTCACCCGTGACCCGCGTGCGGTCGAGCGCAAGAAGTACGGCCTGAAGAAGGCCCGCAAGGCGTCGCAGTACTCCAAGCGCTGA
- a CDS encoding HAD family hydrolase — protein MTAGQTNTANAVRAVLFDFSGTLFRFEARDDWFVDLLDDAGESFTPARQADIIRRMVAPVGLPDGIEGDDRTAWERRDLDPELHRVGYLALLRTVGLSHPGHANALYDRVLDPESWVPFADTVEVLTRLADAGVPVGIVSNIAFDLRKVLALHGIDHVVDAYALSYEVGAIKPDPRIFRAALDAIGVPAGDVLMVGDSEKADGGARALGCSFALVHDVPPADRPTALLDAVTAHGIELRA, from the coding sequence ATGACCGCGGGTCAGACGAACACGGCGAACGCAGTGCGGGCGGTCCTCTTCGACTTCTCCGGCACGCTGTTCCGCTTCGAGGCGCGCGATGACTGGTTCGTCGATCTCCTCGACGACGCGGGCGAGTCGTTCACCCCGGCACGTCAGGCGGATATCATCCGCCGCATGGTCGCGCCGGTCGGCCTGCCCGACGGGATCGAGGGTGACGACCGGACTGCTTGGGAGCGACGGGATCTCGACCCGGAACTGCACCGTGTCGGGTATCTCGCGCTGCTGCGTACGGTCGGCTTGAGCCATCCCGGTCACGCCAACGCTCTCTACGACCGGGTCCTCGACCCGGAGTCGTGGGTGCCGTTCGCCGACACCGTCGAGGTGCTGACGCGTCTGGCTGACGCCGGGGTGCCGGTCGGCATCGTCAGCAACATCGCCTTCGATCTGCGCAAAGTCCTTGCCCTGCACGGCATCGACCACGTCGTCGACGCGTATGCGCTCTCCTATGAGGTCGGCGCCATCAAACCCGACCCGCGCATCTTCCGCGCCGCACTCGACGCGATCGGCGTGCCGGCCGGCGATGTGCTCATGGTCGGGGACAGCGAGAAGGCCGACGGCGGCGCACGAGCGCTCGGATGTTCCTTTGCGCTGGTGCACGATGTGCCGCCGGCCGATCGCCCGACCGCGCTGCTCGATGCCGTGACGGCTCACGGCATCGAACTGCGCGCCTGA
- a CDS encoding SDR family NAD(P)-dependent oxidoreductase, producing MSLNGKTAIVTGAAQGIGQATAIRLAADGAHVVAADIQDCEVTLKEIAEAGGSPEAVRLDVRVADDWSAAVEQITASRGSVDCLANVAGVVNMISEDTVVGLTEEAWDLVVGTDLKGVWLGMRAVIPGMIDNGGGRIVNISSMAALRGLPNLASYSAAKGGVVGLTKQAAYEYGPQNILINAIAPGTIDTPILADITEEMRQANANAHIVRRLGRPSEIASMVAYLMREGDFLTGEIYPVDGGWAAKGNF from the coding sequence ATGTCTCTCAACGGAAAAACAGCGATCGTCACCGGCGCGGCACAAGGCATCGGTCAGGCCACGGCGATCCGTCTCGCCGCCGACGGCGCTCATGTGGTCGCCGCCGACATCCAGGACTGCGAGGTCACTCTCAAGGAGATCGCCGAGGCGGGCGGCTCCCCGGAGGCGGTCCGTCTCGACGTCCGCGTCGCCGACGACTGGTCGGCGGCGGTGGAGCAGATCACCGCCTCCCGCGGCTCGGTCGACTGCCTGGCCAATGTGGCCGGTGTGGTCAACATGATCAGCGAGGACACCGTCGTCGGTCTCACCGAGGAGGCGTGGGACCTCGTCGTCGGCACCGACCTCAAGGGTGTGTGGCTCGGCATGCGGGCGGTCATCCCGGGCATGATCGACAACGGCGGCGGCCGCATCGTGAACATCTCGTCGATGGCGGCGCTGCGGGGTCTGCCGAATCTGGCGTCGTACTCGGCGGCCAAGGGCGGGGTCGTGGGTCTGACCAAGCAGGCGGCCTACGAGTACGGACCGCAGAACATCCTCATCAATGCCATCGCACCGGGCACCATCGACACCCCGATCCTGGCCGACATCACCGAGGAGATGCGGCAGGCGAACGCCAACGCGCACATCGTGCGTCGACTGGGCCGCCCGTCGGAGATCGCCTCGATGGTCGCCTACCTGATGCGTGAGGGTGACTTCCTGACCGGCGAGATCTACCCGGTCGACGGCGGCTGGGCCGCCAAGGGCAACTTCTGA